One Solibacillus sp. R5-41 DNA segment encodes these proteins:
- a CDS encoding GNAT family N-acetyltransferase, with product MIFEADINVREKLISMFEKIDSTIILSYLQGHMGSAWVDDLENPTVAQITVGIFVFFAGNSEAKEAEELLCNLPDFALAIVDSDEWKNRIETFHVGSIEKFQRYRFKKKPEHLDKKHLQTLLSILPEGYEIKRIDKKIATEPSFHELSEDFVSQFDSIDDFINRGVGFAILNEGQVVSAATSFSIYDDGIEIEVASHPNHRRKGLATIIASTLILDCLDRGKYPSWDGANEESVKLAQKLGYNFQESYDTYFIDYKR from the coding sequence ATGATTTTTGAAGCAGATATAAATGTTAGGGAAAAGTTAATCTCAATGTTTGAAAAAATTGATAGTACTATTATTCTTTCATATCTTCAAGGGCATATGGGATCTGCTTGGGTTGATGATCTCGAGAATCCAACGGTTGCACAAATAACAGTTGGGATCTTTGTGTTTTTTGCTGGAAATTCCGAGGCGAAGGAAGCTGAAGAATTACTTTGTAATCTACCGGATTTTGCACTTGCAATTGTTGATTCCGATGAATGGAAAAATCGCATTGAAACGTTTCATGTTGGTTCTATTGAGAAGTTTCAACGTTACAGATTTAAAAAGAAACCAGAGCATTTAGATAAAAAACATTTACAGACCCTACTATCTATATTACCAGAAGGATATGAAATTAAGCGTATAGATAAAAAGATAGCAACAGAACCGTCTTTCCATGAACTTTCAGAAGACTTTGTAAGTCAGTTTGATTCTATTGATGATTTTATCAATAGGGGAGTAGGTTTTGCTATTTTGAATGAAGGCCAAGTTGTTTCTGCTGCTACATCATTTAGTATATATGATGATGGGATTGAGATTGAAGTGGCCAGTCACCCTAACCATAGAAGGAAAGGATTAGCAACAATAATAGCTTCTACCTTGATTTTGGATTGTCTGGATAGAGGAAAGTACCCTAGTTGGGATGGTGCTAATGAGGAATCTGTTAAATTAGCCCAAAAACTTGGGTATAATTTTCAAGAATCATATGATACATATTTTATTGATTATAAAAGGTAA